One segment of Paenibacillus sp. FSL R7-0337 DNA contains the following:
- the asnS gene encoding asparagine--tRNA ligase, whose product MANKSVIKNVNEHVGETVVIGCWVNNKRSSGKIQFLQLRDGTGYIQGVVVKSEVPEQVWDDAKSLTQESSLYVTGIIREEPRSQSGYELTVTGIEVLHLTENYPITPKEHGVDFLMDHRHLWLRSSKQRAVMVIRAEIIRAVQQFFNERGFTKVDPPILTPTSAEGTTNLFHTKYFEEDAYLTQSGQLYMEAAAMALGRVYSFGPTFRAEKSKTRRHLIEFWMIEPEMAFTDHEESLCVQEDFISFVVQSVLTNCRAELEAVGRDVSKLENIKAPFPRISYDDAIKFLNEKGYEIAWGDDFGAPHETAIAEMSDRPVFITHYPASFKAFYMKPHPDRPEVVLCADMIAPEGYGEIIGGSQRIDDPALLEARFKEHNLSMDTYKWYMDLRTYGTVPHSGFGLGLERTVAWICGLDHVRETIAFPRTLYRLYP is encoded by the coding sequence ATGGCTAACAAAAGTGTAATCAAGAACGTGAATGAGCATGTCGGAGAGACTGTTGTCATCGGATGTTGGGTGAACAACAAGCGCTCCAGCGGTAAAATTCAGTTCCTGCAGCTTCGCGACGGTACCGGTTATATCCAGGGGGTTGTGGTGAAATCAGAAGTCCCTGAGCAGGTCTGGGATGATGCCAAGAGCCTCACCCAGGAAAGCTCGCTGTATGTGACCGGAATCATCCGTGAGGAGCCCCGCAGCCAGTCAGGCTACGAGCTGACGGTTACGGGCATTGAAGTTCTGCATCTTACCGAGAATTATCCAATCACACCTAAGGAGCATGGCGTCGATTTCCTGATGGATCACCGTCATCTCTGGCTGCGTTCCTCCAAGCAGCGGGCGGTAATGGTGATTCGTGCGGAGATTATCCGCGCGGTTCAGCAGTTCTTCAATGAGCGCGGCTTCACGAAGGTGGACCCGCCGATTCTGACACCAACGTCAGCAGAAGGCACGACCAACCTGTTCCACACCAAGTACTTCGAAGAGGATGCGTATCTTACCCAAAGCGGACAGCTGTATATGGAAGCCGCAGCCATGGCTCTGGGACGCGTCTATTCGTTCGGGCCTACCTTCCGTGCAGAGAAATCCAAGACCCGCCGCCACTTGATTGAGTTCTGGATGATTGAGCCAGAAATGGCCTTCACCGATCATGAAGAAAGCCTGTGCGTGCAGGAGGATTTCATCAGCTTCGTGGTACAATCTGTACTTACGAATTGCCGGGCTGAACTAGAAGCGGTGGGCCGCGATGTCTCGAAGCTTGAGAACATCAAAGCACCATTCCCGCGTATCAGCTATGACGATGCGATTAAGTTCCTGAATGAAAAGGGCTATGAAATTGCCTGGGGCGATGATTTCGGGGCTCCTCATGAGACGGCGATTGCCGAGATGAGCGACAGACCGGTCTTCATTACCCACTATCCGGCTTCCTTCAAGGCTTTCTATATGAAGCCGCATCCTGATCGTCCGGAAGTGGTGTTGTGTGCGGATATGATCGCTCCTGAAGGCTACGGGGAGATCATCGGCGGATCACAGCGTATTGATGATCCGGCGCTGCTGGAAGCCCGCTTCAAGGAACATAACCTGTCGATGGACACCTACAAATGGTACATGGATCTGCGCACCTACGGCACGGTTCCGCACTCCGGCTTCGGTCTGGGGCTGGAGCGCACAGTAGCCTGGATCTGCGGTCTGGACCATGTCCGTGAGACGATTGCCTTCCCTCGTACACTGTACCGTCTTTACCCTTAA